A single region of the Triticum dicoccoides isolate Atlit2015 ecotype Zavitan chromosome 2B, WEW_v2.0, whole genome shotgun sequence genome encodes:
- the LOC119364517 gene encoding uncharacterized protein LOC119364517, with product MDPAQEELERRSRYLSSLVRRTRLDDPPQPEPEPERELKVERKPAAEPSGGEGKAAKPEAKDNREAAKVKGDAASGEGRKVAVRVRAADMPLALQRRAIWIAREVVLSTPHLESKRLALALKKEFDTTYGPAWHCIVGTSFGSYVTHSLGGFLYFSVDKAYILLFRTAVEPLSKP from the exons ATGGACCCGGCCCAGGAGGAGCTCGAGCGCCGCAGCCGCTACCTCAGCTCGCTCGTCCGCCGCACCAGGCTCGACGACCCGCcccagccggagccggagccggagcgagAGCTCAAGGTGGAGCGGAAACCGGCGGCGGAGCCCAGCGGCGGGGAGGGCAAGGCCGCTAAGCCGGAGGCCAAGGACAACAGGGAGGCGGCGAAGGTCAAAGGGGACGCCGCGAGCGGGGAGGGGAGGAAGGTGGCGGTGCGGGTGCGCGCGGCGGACATGCCGCTGGCGCTGCAGCGGCGCGCGATCTGGATCGCCCGGGAGGTCGTCCTCTCCACGCCGCACCTCGAGAGCAAGCGCCTCGCGCTCGCGCTCAAGAAG GAATTCGACACGACATACGGGCCTGCTTGGCACTGCATTGTCGGCACAAGCTTTGGCTCCTACGTCACTCACTCCTTAGGAGGCTTCCTGTACTTTTCCGTTGACAAGGCGTACATTCTTCTCTTCAGAACCGCTGTCGAGCCACTGAGTAAACCGTGA